In one Streptomyces sp. NBC_01288 genomic region, the following are encoded:
- a CDS encoding TetR/AcrR family transcriptional regulator: protein MTGDEPTARDAIWRAATALFIGRGYGLTSVRAVAREAGVDPALVLHYFGSKEALFLETMASALKNELVFNEPVEHLGEYFIRHLLNSDDEHRSILLALVRASDADGIQGRLREVHENTFVAPLRERLTGPDVEIRTRLAGALVGGLLYALWVVGDEKLAAIDHEKIVVRYGALLQQLLDPGV from the coding sequence GTGACCGGCGACGAGCCCACCGCGCGGGACGCCATCTGGCGCGCGGCGACCGCACTCTTCATCGGGCGCGGCTACGGTCTCACCTCGGTGCGGGCCGTAGCCCGCGAGGCGGGTGTCGATCCGGCGCTTGTCCTGCACTACTTCGGTTCGAAGGAAGCTCTGTTCCTGGAAACCATGGCCTCCGCCCTGAAGAACGAGCTGGTTTTCAACGAGCCCGTCGAGCATCTCGGCGAATACTTCATCCGCCACCTTCTCAATTCCGACGACGAACACCGGAGCATTCTTCTGGCACTCGTTCGCGCGAGCGACGCCGACGGAATCCAGGGCCGCCTTCGCGAAGTCCACGAGAACACGTTCGTCGCTCCGCTGCGCGAGCGCCTCACGGGCCCTGACGTCGAGATCCGCACCCGGCTCGCCGGCGCTCTTGTCGGCGGACTTCTGTACGCGCTCTGGGTGGTAGGCGACGAGAAACTCGCCGCCATCGATCACGAGAAAATCGTCGTTCGCTACGGCGCGCTGCTTCAGCAATTGCTCGACCCTGGAGTCTGA
- a CDS encoding alcohol dehydrogenase catalytic domain-containing protein produces the protein MRAAYVLDGELLVGEVDKPTPGDGQVLVRIRACAICASDLHFLRGGKKMVELSRELGGPYASLDLEKKVVLGHEFVGEIVEYGPNSREALKVGARVVSVPVVMTSSGHSVIGFDNNYPGGFSEYAVLDENFVLEVPENVDDDLAALVEPLAVGLEHARSGEPSVDDVAVVVGCGAIGLGVIAGLKLAGVSAVVAVDFSESRRQLALEMGAAVAIDPRERSPYEPIPELDGRRVTLVYECVGVKGLLNEIINSVGYNTKIVMGGYSMEAEEIYIFTAQNKHLKVYFASGETPDDMALALKSIADGTTDVRPWLSPGRIGLSGLKRALEDSTHPSAPIRTIVDPLLP, from the coding sequence ATGCGAGCCGCATATGTACTCGACGGAGAACTTCTCGTCGGTGAGGTCGACAAGCCGACGCCCGGTGACGGTCAGGTTCTCGTGCGCATACGGGCCTGCGCCATCTGTGCGTCCGACCTTCATTTCCTGCGGGGCGGGAAGAAGATGGTCGAGCTGTCCCGTGAACTGGGCGGGCCGTACGCGAGTCTCGACCTGGAGAAGAAGGTCGTCCTCGGGCATGAATTCGTCGGCGAGATCGTCGAATACGGTCCGAACAGCCGCGAGGCGCTGAAGGTCGGCGCGCGTGTGGTGTCCGTGCCGGTCGTGATGACCTCGTCCGGCCATTCCGTCATCGGATTCGACAACAACTATCCCGGCGGTTTCAGCGAATACGCGGTCCTGGACGAGAACTTCGTCCTGGAGGTTCCCGAGAACGTCGACGACGATCTGGCCGCGCTGGTCGAACCCCTGGCGGTAGGCCTTGAGCACGCCCGCTCCGGCGAGCCGTCCGTCGACGACGTCGCGGTGGTCGTGGGATGCGGGGCCATCGGGCTCGGTGTCATCGCCGGGCTGAAACTCGCCGGTGTCTCGGCCGTCGTCGCCGTCGACTTCTCGGAGTCGAGGCGTCAACTCGCCCTGGAGATGGGCGCGGCCGTCGCGATCGACCCGCGGGAGAGGTCGCCGTACGAGCCGATTCCCGAGCTGGACGGTCGGCGTGTGACCCTCGTCTACGAATGCGTCGGTGTGAAGGGGCTGCTCAACGAGATCATCAACTCGGTCGGGTACAACACCAAGATCGTGATGGGGGGATACTCGATGGAGGCGGAGGAGATCTACATCTTCACCGCTCAGAACAAGCACTTGAAGGTGTACTTTGCGTCTGGTGAAACCCCCGATGACATGGCTCTGGCTCTGAAGTCCATCGCCGACGGCACGACCGACGTCAGGCCGTGGCTCAGCCCCGGTCGCATCGGCCTGTCCGGTCTCAAGCGAGCGCTTGAGGACTCGACGCACCCGTCCGCTCCCATCCGAACGATTGTTGATCCCCTGCTGCCATGA
- a CDS encoding amidase family protein gives MGAFVTRTPELAREEAAAADRLLAQGPHPERPLLGLPIAFKDLQPIAGVPVTNGSAAVPPTTADQEDVRAVGLIRIAGAVALGNTHAPELGIPCCTDTAVVGRPAVPPYDTSRCASGTSGGVAAAVAAGLIPVGHGTDGAGSMCTPSAACGLVGVTSSRDVVSTAPDMSFLGFVTVGPLARTVAYAALLLDAMADTTPTGLHGSPSRRNYTSTGTCPRSDLVRSDLVRAPECPSSHRPP, from the coding sequence CTGGGGGCGTTCGTCACCCGCACACCGGAACTCGCACGCGAGGAAGCCGCCGCGGCGGATCGCCTGCTGGCCCAAGGCCCGCACCCCGAACGCCCGTTGCTCGGTCTGCCGATCGCCTTCAAGGACCTCCAGCCGATCGCGGGCGTCCCCGTCACCAACGGATCGGCCGCGGTCCCCCCGACGACGGCCGACCAGGAGGACGTCCGTGCGGTCGGGCTGATCCGCATCGCGGGCGCGGTCGCCCTTGGCAACACCCACGCACCGGAGTTGGGCATCCCGTGCTGCACCGACACCGCCGTGGTCGGCCGGCCCGCGGTGCCGCCGTACGACACCTCGCGCTGCGCGAGCGGTACCAGCGGCGGAGTGGCCGCCGCCGTCGCGGCCGGGTTGATCCCGGTCGGCCACGGGACCGACGGAGCCGGGTCGATGTGTACGCCCTCGGCCGCCTGCGGACTTGTCGGCGTCACATCCTCACGAGACGTTGTCAGTACGGCGCCCGATATGTCGTTCCTCGGCTTCGTCACGGTCGGACCACTGGCCCGCACGGTCGCGTACGCGGCACTGCTGCTGGACGCGATGGCCGACACCACTCCCACCGGCCTCCACGGCTCACCGTCGCGCAGGAACTACACATCTACTGGCACCTGTCCGAGGAGTGACCTGGTTCGGAGTGACCTGGTTCGCGCACCGGAGTGCCCTTCCTCCCATAGGCCACCCTGA
- a CDS encoding DUF4232 domain-containing protein, which produces MRVHKLTFAALAVAAGLSLTACQSDDASTGKSDASSAPTASSGSNASSSGGSSNSGSSDQSGAKATTGTSSGGSTSGGTGTSAGTGSDANAKAGKCRTDELEVTAKDNTIDGDTTRTVVVEFKNGGGRDCTISGYAGVDLKTNAGTVSAKRTGQETTSAVLKNGKSTYFPVSYPFNKSGGSGVRVTGLVVTPPNETKSVTLDWPGAATLPVTDGSGSSVTVGPVGSAGQGG; this is translated from the coding sequence ATGCGCGTTCACAAGCTCACCTTCGCCGCCCTGGCCGTCGCCGCCGGTCTCTCGCTCACGGCCTGCCAGAGCGATGACGCCAGTACGGGAAAGAGTGACGCGTCGTCCGCGCCCACGGCGTCGTCCGGGTCCAACGCGTCTTCCTCGGGCGGCAGTTCGAACTCGGGCAGCTCGGACCAGAGCGGTGCGAAGGCCACCACGGGTACCAGCTCCGGTGGGTCGACCTCCGGCGGCACGGGCACGTCGGCCGGTACCGGCTCCGACGCGAACGCCAAGGCCGGCAAGTGCCGTACCGACGAGCTGGAGGTCACGGCGAAGGACAACACCATCGACGGCGACACCACCCGGACCGTCGTGGTCGAGTTCAAGAACGGCGGCGGCCGGGACTGCACGATCTCCGGGTACGCGGGCGTCGACCTGAAGACCAACGCGGGGACGGTGTCCGCGAAGCGCACCGGTCAGGAGACCACCTCGGCCGTCCTCAAGAACGGGAAGTCGACCTACTTCCCCGTCAGCTACCCGTTCAACAAGTCGGGCGGCTCCGGCGTCCGCGTCACCGGCCTGGTGGTGACCCCGCCGAACGAGACGAAGTCGGTCACCCTCGACTGGCCGGGCGCCGCCACCCTGCCCGTCACGGACGGCTCCGGCTCCTCCGTGACAGTCGGCCCGGTCGGCAGCGCCGGCCAGGGCGGCTGA
- a CDS encoding multidrug effflux MFS transporter, whose translation MVSPSPSSPAAASATAPADSTDPSRRTAVALVAVLAALTAVAPLATDMYVPGFPAMGDTLGASSSAVQLTMTAFLAGLVVGQLLIGPLSDSLGRRGLLLSGTAAFAVFSVACALAPNIGVLTGARFLQGLAGAAGMVLARAVLTDRFQGAELPRYFAVLSQIMGVAPVAAPVLGGAILAVSTWRAVFVVLTVMGGLLLLGVVRNVPETLPPERRHPGGITNTFRAMGELLGRRTFMGYVLVLAFISAALFAYISGSSFVFENLHEVSATTYSLIFASNAVAMLIAGATFSQLAGRVRLNTLLVAAVAVAVVGALGQVLLVLTVGETLAGTWITLFITAGGIGMVFPSTLSIGQALGRNAPGAASALLGGLQFLFGALAAPLVGVFGEDSSLPMAVIMLIAVAAAGVALVGLARPWEGQGEPTESAR comes from the coding sequence ATGGTATCGCCGTCCCCCTCCAGTCCCGCCGCCGCGAGCGCCACCGCGCCGGCCGACTCCACCGACCCCTCGCGGCGCACAGCCGTCGCCCTGGTCGCCGTCCTCGCCGCGCTGACCGCGGTCGCCCCGCTCGCGACCGACATGTACGTCCCCGGATTCCCCGCGATGGGGGACACGCTCGGGGCGAGCAGCTCCGCCGTGCAGCTGACGATGACCGCGTTCCTGGCCGGACTCGTCGTCGGCCAGCTGCTGATCGGCCCGCTCAGCGACAGCCTCGGCCGCCGCGGACTGCTGCTGTCCGGAACGGCCGCGTTCGCGGTCTTCTCCGTCGCCTGCGCCCTGGCCCCCAACATCGGCGTGCTTACCGGCGCCCGGTTCCTCCAGGGCCTGGCGGGCGCGGCCGGCATGGTGCTGGCCCGCGCCGTCCTGACCGACCGCTTCCAAGGGGCCGAACTGCCCCGCTACTTCGCGGTCCTCTCCCAGATCATGGGCGTCGCGCCGGTCGCCGCACCGGTGCTCGGCGGGGCGATCCTCGCCGTGTCGACCTGGCGCGCGGTGTTCGTCGTACTGACCGTGATGGGTGGCCTGTTGCTGCTCGGCGTGGTCCGCAACGTCCCGGAGACCCTGCCGCCGGAGCGGCGGCACCCCGGCGGGATCACGAACACCTTCCGCGCGATGGGGGAGTTGCTCGGCCGTCGTACGTTCATGGGCTACGTCCTTGTCCTCGCGTTCATCTCGGCGGCGCTGTTCGCCTACATCAGCGGCTCCAGCTTCGTCTTCGAGAACCTGCACGAAGTGTCCGCCACGACGTACTCCCTCATCTTCGCGAGCAACGCTGTCGCCATGCTGATCGCCGGCGCGACCTTCTCCCAACTCGCAGGGCGGGTACGGCTGAACACCCTCCTCGTGGCGGCGGTCGCCGTCGCCGTGGTCGGCGCGCTGGGCCAGGTGCTGCTGGTGCTGACCGTGGGGGAGACCCTCGCCGGAACCTGGATCACCCTGTTCATCACGGCCGGCGGCATCGGCATGGTCTTCCCGTCGACCCTGAGCATCGGCCAGGCCCTCGGCCGCAACGCCCCGGGTGCGGCCTCCGCCCTCCTGGGCGGACTGCAGTTCCTGTTCGGCGCGCTCGCGGCGCCGCTGGTGGGGGTGTTCGGGGAGGACAGTTCGCTGCCGATGGCGGTGATCATGCTGATCGCCGTGGCAGCGGCGGGAGTTGCACTGGTCGGGCTGGCCAGGCCGTGGGAGGGGCAGGGGGAGCCGACAGAGTCGGCGAGGTGA
- a CDS encoding MarR family winged helix-turn-helix transcriptional regulator, with translation MSPSPADVRAQWTEHNPGLDTSPMELIGLLKHATGLLNRAVEPLYAGAELTAPEVDMLIPLRHATDPVIARRLAEWLGLSRAGVSKALGKLEKRGFIARTPNPADRRAALVTITPAGAKAVDDLFPRQLSAEVQLLAGLGEDREQVLSALGRLVDVMERQVGRD, from the coding sequence ATGTCGCCCTCCCCCGCCGATGTCCGCGCACAGTGGACCGAGCACAATCCCGGCCTCGACACCTCCCCCATGGAGCTGATCGGCCTGCTCAAGCACGCCACCGGGCTCCTGAACCGGGCGGTCGAGCCCCTCTACGCGGGCGCCGAGCTCACCGCCCCCGAGGTCGACATGCTGATCCCCCTACGGCACGCCACCGACCCGGTGATCGCCCGCCGCCTAGCCGAATGGCTCGGTCTGTCCCGTGCGGGCGTCAGCAAGGCCCTGGGCAAGCTGGAGAAGCGCGGTTTCATCGCCCGCACCCCGAACCCGGCCGACCGGCGTGCCGCACTGGTGACCATCACACCGGCCGGGGCGAAGGCCGTGGACGATCTGTTCCCGCGCCAACTCTCCGCCGAGGTGCAGTTGTTGGCGGGGCTGGGTGAGGACCGGGAGCAGGTGCTGAGTGCGCTGGGGCGGTTGGTGGACGTCATGGAGCGCCAAGTGGGCCGCGACTGA
- a CDS encoding cytochrome P450: MSTVAAASFPLGAGTTLAELAQDPHARLARLRESEPVSWLPELDGWLVTRRDLALGVMRDAATFTVDDPRFSTAQVVGPSMLSLDGERHARHREPFTAPFRPREVRDGFASFIERETDRLVTALRPAGAGELRRAFAGPLAVAVVTEALGLTGTTPDTVLSWYDAIVRAVSDITAGHEAGAAGTKAYAELRAAVEATVADRGGASLLGSAAGQLTLPEVASNAAVLMFGGIETTEAMITNALLHLLRHPDQLALVQADMSLLDGAIEESLRLEPGAAVVDRYATRDTVLGEAAIREGDLVTVSLTGANRDPAVFPDPDRFDVRRENARLQLAFAHGPHYCLAAHLARLETRIALQHLLERLPALRLDPDRPTAPHGLVFRKPPTLHVLWDATT; the protein is encoded by the coding sequence ATGAGTACGGTCGCCGCCGCCTCCTTCCCGCTCGGCGCCGGGACGACGCTCGCCGAGCTCGCTCAGGACCCGCACGCGCGGCTGGCGCGGCTTCGGGAGAGTGAACCCGTGTCCTGGCTGCCGGAGTTGGACGGGTGGCTGGTGACCCGGCGGGATCTCGCGTTGGGTGTGATGCGGGACGCGGCCACGTTCACCGTGGACGACCCGCGCTTCTCCACCGCTCAGGTAGTCGGCCCGAGCATGCTGTCGCTCGACGGGGAGCGGCACGCCCGTCACCGTGAGCCCTTCACCGCGCCGTTCCGCCCGCGCGAAGTACGGGACGGCTTCGCCTCGTTCATCGAGCGTGAGACCGACCGGCTCGTCACCGCGCTGCGACCGGCGGGCGCCGGTGAACTGCGGCGCGCCTTCGCGGGGCCGCTCGCGGTCGCCGTCGTGACCGAGGCACTCGGGCTGACCGGCACCACCCCGGACACGGTCCTCTCCTGGTACGACGCGATCGTGCGGGCGGTCTCGGACATCACCGCGGGCCACGAAGCGGGAGCCGCCGGCACCAAGGCGTACGCGGAACTGCGCGCCGCCGTCGAAGCCACCGTCGCCGACCGGGGTGGAGCCTCACTCCTCGGTTCCGCCGCCGGACAACTCACACTCCCCGAAGTCGCTTCCAACGCCGCCGTGTTGATGTTCGGCGGCATCGAGACGACCGAGGCGATGATCACCAACGCGCTGCTGCATCTGCTCCGACACCCGGACCAACTCGCCCTCGTCCAGGCCGACATGAGCCTGCTCGACGGAGCGATCGAGGAGTCGCTGCGCCTCGAACCCGGCGCCGCCGTCGTGGACCGCTACGCCACCCGGGACACCGTCCTCGGCGAGGCCGCGATCCGGGAGGGCGACCTGGTCACCGTCTCCCTCACCGGAGCCAACCGCGACCCGGCCGTCTTCCCCGACCCCGACCGCTTCGACGTCCGCCGCGAGAACGCCCGCCTCCAACTCGCCTTCGCCCACGGCCCGCACTACTGCCTCGCCGCCCACCTCGCCCGCCTGGAGACCCGCATCGCCCTCCAGCACCTCCTCGAACGCCTCCCCGCCCTACGCCTCGACCCGGACCGCCCCACCGCCCCGCACGGCCTGGTCTTCCGCAAGCCGCCGACCCTGCACGTGCTGTGGGACGCCACGACGTGA
- a CDS encoding SpoIIE family protein phosphatase has protein sequence MTGSAEREKGTPGRLAELLIDASTEAIDAAGGHSGGVYLRSSTPGLLRLGVLAGLPGPLFRPWGRLHVDSKFPVADAYRLGVHVVLPNATETMRRYPQFAASLPFQFGSLYVPVIGGSTTYGVLTVLRPSAADATEVLSGLDRMTRLAEELGRALAELEDEHKDEDGPYVAWDGEPVCVRTAATHRPEGRMARFAWDPKTAAVTGDCSLHALLGVEPAEFPGTAQALADVVAPGDTYQVMAALRATAAGKPPPLPLRVRAADGSVRLLDLWTPATGPVPPDGGYPVSGVVIDPGSAPMADSVADLLPDGVFCLDRLGLVTYANPRAAQLLGRPREELLGRPLWEGVPWLNQIGCEDQLRGALLSLGPVHFHVRRPDEREEGQEPYGSDWLAMAVHPGQDRLTCTVAPSTRVSGPPLPLVPVRADGDGGPDNGVTSLAPLYRPIVLAIALTEAVTARQVSAVVMKELLPAFGGRRLAIYLLQERHLYLAWETGFPQGFLAPFDGVGLDTRLPGVETLTTGRPLFFDSMQQLADAYPGIPLDAEEGARAFLPLIASGRPVGSAILGFDRSRSFSGEERAVLTALAGLIAHAMEKAQRYDSEAALARGLQQALLPRRLSAHPQVETAGRYLPGTQGMEVGGDWYDVVEAGDGLALVIGDVQGHGVQAAATMGQLRSAVRAFALGDRPPDEVMSGTNHLLIDLDPGQFASCCYLRLDPASGLVRVARAGHPPPLIRTPDGRTRVWDIPGGVVLGVDPHAQYPVAELQLEPDSILALYTDGLVERPGVDIDDGIAALRVALAKAGGPAARPGGGGLGGVADRLTATARHAADRPDDIALLLAARRAKPGRHP, from the coding sequence ATGACTGGGAGTGCCGAGCGCGAGAAGGGGACGCCCGGACGGCTCGCCGAGCTGCTCATCGACGCCTCGACGGAGGCGATCGACGCGGCCGGCGGCCACTCCGGTGGCGTCTACCTGCGGTCGAGCACGCCCGGACTGCTGCGTCTCGGCGTGCTGGCGGGGCTGCCCGGGCCGCTGTTCCGGCCCTGGGGACGGCTGCACGTCGACAGCAAGTTCCCCGTCGCCGACGCCTACCGGCTCGGCGTCCACGTGGTCCTGCCGAACGCCACCGAGACCATGCGCCGCTATCCGCAGTTCGCCGCGAGCCTGCCGTTCCAGTTCGGGTCCCTGTACGTCCCCGTCATCGGCGGTTCGACGACGTACGGCGTGCTGACCGTGCTGCGGCCTTCCGCCGCGGACGCCACCGAGGTGCTGTCCGGGCTGGACCGGATGACCCGGCTGGCCGAGGAGCTGGGCAGGGCGCTGGCCGAGCTGGAGGACGAGCACAAGGACGAGGACGGTCCGTACGTCGCCTGGGACGGCGAGCCCGTGTGCGTCCGGACGGCCGCCACGCATCGCCCCGAGGGCCGCATGGCACGGTTCGCGTGGGATCCGAAGACCGCGGCCGTGACCGGCGACTGCTCCCTGCACGCTCTGCTGGGGGTGGAGCCCGCGGAGTTCCCCGGCACGGCGCAGGCGCTCGCGGACGTCGTGGCGCCGGGCGACACGTACCAGGTCATGGCCGCGCTGCGGGCCACGGCCGCCGGGAAGCCCCCGCCGCTTCCCCTGCGCGTGCGGGCGGCGGACGGTTCGGTCCGGCTGCTGGATCTGTGGACGCCCGCCACGGGGCCCGTCCCGCCGGACGGCGGGTACCCGGTCAGCGGTGTCGTCATCGACCCGGGCTCCGCGCCGATGGCCGACAGCGTGGCCGATCTGCTGCCGGACGGCGTGTTCTGCCTGGACCGGCTGGGGCTGGTCACCTACGCCAATCCGCGCGCCGCCCAGCTGCTGGGCCGGCCGCGCGAGGAGCTGCTGGGCCGCCCGCTGTGGGAGGGCGTGCCCTGGCTGAACCAGATCGGCTGCGAGGACCAGCTGCGCGGCGCCCTGCTGTCGCTGGGGCCGGTGCACTTCCACGTCCGGCGCCCGGACGAGCGGGAGGAGGGGCAGGAGCCGTACGGGAGCGACTGGCTGGCGATGGCCGTCCATCCGGGCCAGGACCGGCTGACGTGCACGGTCGCCCCCTCGACCCGGGTGTCGGGGCCGCCGTTGCCGCTGGTGCCCGTGCGCGCGGACGGCGACGGTGGTCCGGACAACGGCGTCACCTCGTTGGCTCCGCTGTACCGGCCGATCGTGCTCGCCATCGCGCTGACGGAGGCGGTCACCGCCCGCCAGGTGTCCGCGGTGGTCATGAAGGAGCTGCTGCCCGCGTTCGGCGGCCGGCGCCTCGCGATCTATCTGCTCCAGGAACGGCATCTGTACCTGGCCTGGGAGACCGGCTTCCCGCAGGGTTTCCTCGCCCCGTTCGACGGGGTCGGTCTCGACACCCGGCTGCCCGGCGTCGAGACGCTCACCACCGGACGCCCGCTCTTCTTCGACTCCATGCAGCAGCTGGCGGACGCCTACCCGGGCATCCCCCTGGACGCGGAGGAGGGCGCCCGCGCGTTCCTGCCGCTGATCGCGTCCGGCCGCCCGGTCGGCTCGGCCATCCTGGGCTTCGACCGGTCCCGCAGCTTCAGCGGCGAGGAGCGCGCGGTGCTCACCGCCCTCGCCGGGCTGATCGCCCATGCGATGGAGAAGGCCCAGCGCTACGACTCCGAGGCCGCCCTCGCCCGCGGCCTCCAGCAGGCCCTCCTCCCCCGCCGGCTCTCCGCCCACCCGCAGGTGGAGACCGCGGGGCGCTATCTGCCGGGCACCCAGGGCATGGAGGTGGGCGGCGACTGGTACGACGTGGTGGAAGCCGGTGACGGTCTCGCCCTGGTCATCGGGGATGTGCAGGGGCACGGCGTCCAGGCCGCCGCCACCATGGGTCAACTCCGCAGCGCCGTAAGGGCGTTCGCGCTCGGTGACCGGCCGCCCGACGAGGTGATGAGCGGCACGAACCATCTCCTCATCGACCTCGACCCCGGGCAGTTCGCGAGCTGCTGCTACCTGCGCCTCGACCCCGCGAGCGGGCTGGTCCGGGTCGCGCGGGCCGGGCATCCGCCGCCGCTGATCCGTACCCCGGACGGCCGCACCCGCGTCTGGGACATACCCGGAGGCGTAGTCCTCGGGGTGGACCCGCACGCCCAGTACCCGGTCGCGGAGCTGCAACTGGAGCCCGACTCCATCCTCGCGCTCTACACCGACGGTCTGGTCGAGCGGCCAGGTGTCGACATCGACGACGGCATCGCCGCCCTGCGCGTCGCCCTCGCGAAGGCGGGCGGGCCCGCCGCGCGGCCCGGCGGGGGTGGCCTGGGCGGTGTCGCCGATCGGCTCACCGCGACGGCCCGGCACGCGGCCGACCGCCCGGACGACATCGCGCTGCTGCTCGCCGCCCGCCGCGCCAAGCCCGGACGGCACCCGTGA